The window GCCAAAGAACGCAATCACTTACTAGTCATCTTCATAAAATAATGGAGCATCTCTCTAGGATTCTCAGTGATGATGGGACAATAATGGGATAAGTCAGTGAAATTCCGGTGGCACTTTGTGACTAACATTCTACCTTGCTTCAACTCTGTGAATTTGTCTTTCTTGCGATCCTTGTATTCTAGAGGTGTGAATCTAGCCTCAAATAGGCACCTGAAAACCTCTCAGTCTATGGCATCTTGAGCAGACAACGGGCATGACTCTTGAGCCCACCATGATTCTGCTCCTAGACGAAAGAACCAAGTTAATGTCTCGACCCATCTCTCCGTTGGAAGATTCCCTTGGCGCTGCATAACACGAAAAGTCTTGTCAACATGATCGATCCAAGCCTCGGATTTCTCGAGTCCCTCGTTGCTAAAGAAATTATTTATCTAAAGATGGGATACGGTATCTAAGGTAGTCCTTTGGGGAGGATGAATTATGGACTGAATGGTGTTGGCGATAACCTCATCGAGTTGCTCAAAAATAGGAAAATTAGTCTCAGAAGGGACATGTGGTGAATGATTCTGGCATAAGAGATAAAAAATTATTGGGACCTATAACACATACGAGGAATGCAGGGTTGccaaacctatgctctgataccaaactaacaCACCTCAACCGGAGTGCTGGTCGACACCCGAATATGACGTaaccaaaaaggaaaatgataCATAAGAAAAATATGGATAAATTTAAAACCAAAGCTAACATTTATTTAATCTAAAGTAGCAAGTGCGCATCAATGGGAAGAACCCATAAAACACAAATGTTCGGAGCATAGATGATAGTACAACAAAAGTAGTGCAGTCGAAACTAATTAAAGTAATTAATACACAATCGAGAAAAAAGCCCCTACATCTATCTATGGAAATGTCAGAATACACCGAAGATTCCTCGTATGCCACAGCGAGTTTAGCTATCTAAGtcctggaggggcaaaaaatagaagggtgagtgggcaaaaataaaggtttataaaaacacatttatttctgaacatactaaccaCTCTCCGTAAAatatgtatagtttccaaaaaatcatACTACATTTAAGTATGAAATCAACTGTAAGTCAACAATAAATCCAAAAATACACCAATCATAATATCTCAACAGTAGCATAAGTAAAATCAAGTGCTCATCAACCTATACTAATACACGAGCTCATGCAGATAAGTTCTGCCATGAACAGGACTtagtgtaatcataatatacactctagtactacaatcacgtgaagactggtgctaggcgcatcacatacaagtcggagttgcctattgcaacctatACAACAAGACTgtcacctacaatggatccaaggtgagcgtgcgatgCGATGTGAACGTACACGTGAAGCCCTGGCCCGGGAGAGTACTACACTGGTGCaagcatgcatgatgagcaAGTATAATATATATGAACATGCTATGACAATATATAAATCTCAACAATATAATggcatttttttaaattaaaaaaaacatggcATGATATGAGTAAAATTAATCCAAAAGCACATGTGGAAACTATAaactttatatataatatataaaaacaaatgcccactcactgatacatGGTCGAATTGTAGCCTCCTAGCCTTGCTTGTCCTTGTACCTCCTCGAGGTAattctcacctatatgtgaaacaactatactaattaattaattaggacaTACATTAAAAGGCTAAGAGAatcccccatagtttgctcaaatggaaggtttaaatatatgaaaacaTTCTACTCGATGTCATGGACCTATAGCGTCAACCACGCACCACTCGAAAGCCGAACGCGTCCTCGCGCATCGCCACGCGTCGCCAGGTCATGACCATATGCACACCCACATGCCTGACAAACTGATAGAAAccctagggaatattccgttaagttTAATGGCGTCAGAATATTGcgttaactttaacggaatattctccttcttcttcggtTGTCCTCCGTCGTCCGCAGTTCGCCGCGACTATTTGGTTTTGctggtttctggaaaaaaaatttaaaacttcataacttcctcatttctcaaccatttccaACGTACTTTATATTGAAATGAAGCCCAAAAAGAGGAGAACAAGTTTATACCTTTCAAAagtccaaaaagtggacggAAATAGACTGAAAAAGCCTTAAAAGTCTCGGACCTATTTTAGTCGTCTTAAAACCATGTGTTTTCACAATGGCTCCACTTCGAACTTAGGCTAGGGACTCCAGAGAGTTTTCTAGATGTTTCCAAACCTTCCAAAACCGTGCAACTCGAACGGAAAATCATTAGAAAAATCTACACTCGAGTCGGAACTTCGAGTTGGACACTCAAAACTCAACCACTTTAAGATCGGCTCGTACAGATGGACTCGTGAGCATGAGGGGAGCATGATAGTGGTGATTTAAGGGTCGATCTTGTGAGGTTTGATGATGATTCTTTGTGTTGCACATGGAAGAGAGAGGCTCGGagtgagagaagaagaagaagaataagagaaaaagagaggttTTCTGATTggtcaagaagaaagagagataaGTTGTCTGATTGGGTGAGAAAATGTGGGAAAGTGATTGATTGGTTGGTGAAGGAGAATAGGGCACGAGACATATTTAAAGAGAGAAGGGGATAAGATTTGTACAAATTTGAAATCACACGAAATCTAACGCGCCTTATCAAAAATAGTAGTTTCCAATACTGAATAATTAGCACGCACGTGTACAAATCTACCCATTGTTAACGCACTTTAACTAAACATAACTTTTTCGTTACAACTCTGATTTAGGTCTAAGTCACGCTCACGCAATGGTAACAAcgagtactaattaattatgatatcgagaaaaataattcaaaagccGAATAACTACGTCCACGTCAGGTTCCACTTCTGCCAAAAAGGGCATAAATGTCATTTTACACACTTGAGGataaaattacatggaaaattaGGGATGGGTCATCACACGAATGCTTCATTTTGGACTTTTGATGAACAAAAGCTAATTTGTTTTGCTCAATTTTAtccaaatgaattttttttcttgtcaacTCTTGGCACTTCAAGATTAACGTGGGCATTATATTATTGATATGAGTTTGAATAGTGAATTTTCTCAATTGAAAGGAATTGGTagtcttgcaaaaaaaaataaaaaaagggttgaGACGAGGTGAAATATAGTATATAATCATGTGTAGTTGCTTATTACATTGTGTTTGGTTCTACTGGCTGTTACTGCTTCAGTGAAGAGAACCTTTCTTCTATGAATTGTGAAAAGTCCATTGCGTAATTTTGAATGGAAGGTCAACGGTTGAGTAATAGTATGATTGTTTATATTGAGAGCAGTGTTTTTTCTTCGATTGATAATGAAACTATAATGCAGcgttttcaaaatataaaaacgtGTCGTGGACAATTGTAActtttattgttatttgttttataaattatgaataatgAAACTACGGTTTAATTTTTAAGGCTATTATACATTTAAGAATGTTTGTGAACTTTTAACATATGACCCCTGAATAATTTTTCTTGGATCTACTACTGCTAGCTCCTATTTGTCAAATTTAAGAGCCTTGATATGCAATACTATAAGACCATTTTCAACTATTGAGCTAAAATAAGTCTCGaagagaaaaaatatttttaagctGGATTCACTCTAAAGAGTTTAGCAAGGCTTAATTCCTTTTGGACCTACCAAATCATTTGGGCGAGTGGGCTGGCGTGAGTTAAGCCCAAAAGTTAAAGCTTCATCCCCAACTATTAAAGTTGGTCTAAGAGTGATGTTGCATAAAAAGTTTTAAGTAATTTTTAGTCAGAATTCAAAGTTTGACAACATCAGTCGCTAAATAATTTGAACAGAATTCTTGGTGAATCATTTTGCAATATTAGGACACCGCCGGTAATCCGTCACATGAGTTAGATACCATATGCTTGTGTAATAAAACTTCCACATTTCTTTTTGCTAAACATGTCATTTACCAACAAAAATgaacttctatttttttaacaaacgatagtatCTGTCCTAGGGATAGGGAAGTGGGTTAAGCCTTACAATGCGCTAGtcataataatgtagttcaacttGATCTCTGAAGAGAATTAGATCTAAAATATCTCACTTacaataaatattgaaattcaaatagaaaaagaaaattgattaGCGATGTATGAAAACCAAGATTATTTTAACATAgcttatgttaaaaaaaaacacgacATATATACACTTGCAAGCTTAGTGAAAGTTACGTTAAATGCTGCCATAACAATAGCAAACGAGATAGGTGTCGCTTTTGTATAAATTGTTAATTGTGTATAACAATATTGCAGAAATGcttggtgaaaacaaaggaatTAACTTGGCTCCTCAACGGTTGAGGAgtagtttaatttattttgtggTCGATTTACAAAACTTCGAGTTTATGGTCAGAACTGTTAATATTATAAATGACTCTATCAAATCAAGATCATttctacaaaaaataaataaaatacaagatCCTTTAATCATCAAactatataaaaaaacaaatgaacgaaATCGTAAAGCATTACGGACCGTCTATCtgtttactacaattgattaattaaacgactttaattttaattgatttttataaAGATGATATTTACAAaatgttttattatataaacaATTCCGATCATAAACACAAAGTCTTGTGAAACGAATAAAAAATGAATTGAGGAGTAACTCCTTAGGAGCCAAGCTCGTCTCGAAAATAAAAGGGCAAAATGGACTAAAGATCCCAAAGCCCCACATGTAGGTGTAAAACAAATATGCAGGGGATGGTCAAAAGCGCATTTGGGTATGTTTTCTGCATCTAGAGTTTCTAACTTTCTGCCAATTGACAAGGAGCGTTCCCTGTGCCTCCTGTACGAGTCCGAATGTTCATCCACCTTCCCACCATATGGATATGAATATAAGAATACTACAGTATCTCAGTCCTAGTCAAAACAGTAACACTGCCTTCCATTTGCGGCTGCTTCCATATGGATCATAATCATCGCGATGGACGGTCCATAGCAGCATATGCAACGAGAAGAATTTTCGATGCCTCCGGTGTACTTAAATAGTAAGGTTAATAAGCAACCATGGAAGACGCTGCTGCCAACAAAGAAACATGAATAACCCTTTGAATCTCAACGCAGACGCTAATGTCGTAAATGGGATAGTTTCAACTCTTTAGAGCTTAGATTGTGAATTCGATGAAGCTACGGTGACCAGACCTGCTGCTAAGCTTATCAGGCAACACTTTCCTGCATTTTCTCTGGAACCGAACAAAATTTATCCAAATCAAAACATCAAACTTATATATAGCAGTTAACTCTTGGAACAACTCTATGTATACGAACTTAATTAGGACCAGTAAGGATAATTAGAAGAAGTAAATAAAGACTTCGTCCTGTTGAGGACTTTCAGAAAATATCATGGGTTCGAATCCCGtcggtgactaatctaacatctaaaaaggtcgtacccagtgcacaaggctcccgcctAAGTATAACCGACACGTTTGTGTTGGAACAGAGAGAGAACCAAAACGAGAATGGCAAAGACAAAATCACATCACTTAAAACTGAAAGGCAAGGGGTCACAACATTTAGTTCCATATgctaattttagtttttatagaaagaaaaaacctGTCAGAAGttacaacaaagaaaaaaaggttttctaagaaaggaaaagaaaagccCCAAAAAACTTGACAACTCTGTGTCTCTTCCTCTCATGTTTCCCTATCTACTTCTATAGTTGTATCCAAGGTTATCGAACCTGGTATAAGATACAGTATCATGATGCAGCCATCCAAAATTGTAGCATGGTTCTTCAAAATGAAAGCTGGAGACACTTGTTGAGTACCAACAACATTCTTCGGCGCATTCCACCAATTCTACCCTCTGGCGTCACCACTAATCCCACCAGGTCTGCTTCCACAACGACACACATCCCTGAAAATTGCATCCCCATTTAATATGTTAATGCAGCGGTTGAAACTCCAGGCTGGTTCTCTAACTCCAGGGACAGATTTTATATCTAGTCAAAATCAGTGGACTTCTGATTCAGGGAACATGGCAGAGAATTGGTTGAAAGTTCGACTAACTCACGCCTAAAACCATTACTTAGAGATCCCAACTCTGTTACGTCATCATCACTATCAATGTGTTTTGGAGTGACACGATTTTGATAACTTCTGCGCTGGACAAGAAACACATTGAAGTAATAGGTGACCAAATCTTCCCGTGTTTTTCTAGGAAACCACTTGGATGCACTAtcccaaaaggaagaagaattTGAGTTATTTCCCTCAATAAAAGGAGAATTTGAGTGATTTGACTTTACCAAATCCTTGaatctcttttcttcttcagcTGTCCACCGAAGAGAAACTTCCTCACCCATTCGATCAAATCGCCAATTATAGAACAAGGAACCAAGTtctctcttcaatttcatcttaGCCTCAGTAATGTGAAATCTGAAACATGCAACAGAATCTGGAAATCCACAACAACAACTATCTTGTCTTCCTTGGCCAATGGCATCTGTTTCATTAGGGAGGCTGTCTTCTTCACGTTTCAAGGGCCATACCCGTGTGCCTAGCCATTTACCATCACTTTCAGAAGCCACACCAGTCCATTCAGGGACATCAGCTTGAGCGTGAGCGCCTACAGAGACATCCTTTTCGCGGGGATTATCCTCAGACGCCGTATCAGTGGCCAATAAATCAACTTCTGCAGGTGCTTGCTCCACAGAATCGTTTTCCACCTCTTTTTTATGGCAACAAGGGCATGAGCGAGATTTAACTGAATGAGGAAGCCTTTCACTACATCGTAACCTCCCTGAGCACTGGCGACCAGCAACAATATTATCTTCAAACAACAATGGATGCGTCTTGAGCTTCTTCTGCAAGTTTAGACCATGATCTGTTTATAAAATTGGAAACTAATTTAATTTCATATGTGAATATTCACAGTTCCAGGAAAACAAAAATTGgagcagaaaaggaaaaggaagagtATAGCTAGACAAACTTGATGAACCAGAAGCACCGGACCAAAGAGTGGATATTGCTGAATTAAGTAGGGTTGATGTGTGAACTATCTGCAAACCTGTTTAGGTTTACGAGTGCCATGCAGTTCCCGAAAAAGTATATTAGCAGAACACAGATTACAAACTAATGCAATGCCCTATTAAGGTGGATGATGATATCATATTGTGGAGGTTAACTTACTCGAGGCAGAAACAATGGCAAATTATCACAGGGGATGATTTTCATCATCTcattaataacttaaaatttttaaagaTACAACAACAACTCTTTAATTTCAAAAGATAAAAGTTACGAAGCAAGAAGAGTATACTCGAAAGACTAACTATACTATGCATATCAAATTCAAGAAATGGCTGTAGTCGAGAAGCAAAAGGAAAAACTCTTTAGACaaacacacaaacaaacaaatgtacCTGCTGGAGATATTCTTCAGTCTTTGAATTAACATTCCTTCTTATCAGCAATGCCTCTTTTGCTCTAATTGCTTGCACCCAGCACTCATCATCGCTCCTATGCTCTTTCCACTTAGTTGGCTCTGGTATTGCTCCAATTGAAGGATCATTTGGTTGCTTTGCAATCTGGCCTACCCAATTCAGCATTCCTACTAAGGATTCTCGCTTTCTTTTAcgatcattttcatttttattgagaCTAGAGAGTGATATCATAACATCGTTCTGATCGTCATTACAAACTTTTTCGTCATCATCACCATTGCATTCTCCAGATTCTAGATGAACCTCTCCATCACTTTTTCCCTTCTGCTCGGGCCAACCCGACAACAAACCTCTAAACTCTCTCTCCAACTCCGAAGACAACGGATGCAAATTCCCTTTGCATCCAGACTCCCCATTTCCCAAGCTCCTAGTTCCACAAATCTCCGTAAACCATTTCTCCAGCTCGTTCAAATATTTAAAGTAAATCAATTTCACAGAACACATTACTTCCGGATCAACACCCAGTTCAACAGCAACAAAAGACCACAAACTGTTATTCGAAACCAAATCATACCCACCTCTATCCTTCACCACACAGAACAATTTGAACAAATCCACAGGTTGCCTATCATCAATCACGGCAGGGACAGGCCTAACAACACCATCTCTATCACCAACTTCCTTAAGAAAAACAGCCAAGACTTGATGAAATATACATCTCAGCCTACCCTTTTGATCACCCTCATCAGAATCCACACCATCTTTTACAGAACCAACATCATTAATTTCAGGAAAAACACCATCTTTCTGACATGTATCAGTAGTTTCGACGCAATCTAAGACAAACCCAGTTGTTAAGGATGACCATCCTGCCATGAACTTCGATTTGACTAATGAAAACCCAACAAGAATCTTTGTCCCAAAAAGTCAAATTCAAACCTAACAGAAACTGAAAGACTTCAAATTTTGGGGCAGAGGGTGTGAGACCCTTTGCCCTATTTGATTTGCAGAGTGTTTCAGAAATGTTGTTTGTTACCTGAACATTTCTGGGTTGctttctttttggttttggcTTTGGAAAGCAACCACCTTCCTGAATCTGCAGAGCTGCGGTCCTGCGGAGGCGGAGACGAGGGAGTGAGCAAAGCACAGGAAAGCCTCCAGAAgacgttaaaaaaaaaaaaaaaagacagcgGGTGACGTTACCAGCCACGTGTCCCTCAGAGCTCCAACGTGAAATGGAAACACACCATTCTGACCGTTTTACCCCTATTTCTCTCTGCTTTGACTCTGGCGGAGGAAGGAACCTGGGAAGACGATGCCAGCGGAAGACTACGACGACGACGACCCTTGGCGGACGAATACGACGGCACGGTAGAGGCCGTTCAGTTCGCAAACTTTGCGGGAGGAGATGGTATTGTTCCTTTGGGTTTTCATCTTGATCTTAGCAAAAGGGGTAAAACAGGAAACTTAAGTACGATTAAAGTGGAAAAATAAAAGgttgatttttttccttttctttggcCAAAGAAATAGAAGGTTCATTTTTACTTCTGTTTCGCGAtattagagcaactccatcGTTAGAGTCATTCCCACTTAAT is drawn from Malus domestica chromosome 14, GDT2T_hap1 and contains these coding sequences:
- the LOC103454771 gene encoding AT-rich interactive domain-containing protein 2, producing MCSVKLIYFKYLNELEKWFTEICGTRSLGNGESGCKGNLHPLSSELEREFRGLLSGWPEQKGKSDGEVHLESGECNGDDDEKVCNDDQNDVMISLSSLNKNENDRKRKRESLVGMLNWVGQIAKQPNDPSIGAIPEPTKWKEHRSDDECWVQAIRAKEALLIRRNVNSKTEEYLQQKKLKTHPLLFEDNIVAGRQCSGRLRCSERLPHSVKSRSCPCCHKKEVENDSVEQAPAEVDLLATDTASEDNPREKDVSVGAHAQADVPEWTGVASESDGKWLGTRVWPLKREEDSLPNETDAIGQGRQDSCCCGFPDSVACFRFHITEAKMKLKRELGSLFYNWRFDRMGEEVSLRWTAEEEKRFKDLVKSNHSNSPFIEGNNSNSSSFWDSASKWFPRKTREDLVTYYFNVFLVQRRSYQNRVTPKHIDSDDDVTELGSLSNGFRRELVELSTNSLPCSLNQKSTDFD